The Fusobacterium sp. SYSU M8D902 nucleotide sequence TAAAATAATTTAAAAAATTTAGATACATAAATTCTCCTTTTAAAATAGTATATTATTAAGTATAATAACATTTTTTTGTTGAAAATTCATAATAAATTTAATTTACATATGACTTTACATAAAAAATTTAACATGATATAATTTAATGTAAAAGCCTATTGATAGAAAGAGGGAAATTGATGAGAATTTTAGTAGTGGGAGATATAGTTGGTAGCCCAGGAAGAGAGACATTAAAAACTTTTTTAGAGAAAAAAGGAAAAGAGTATGATTTTGTAATTGTTAATGGAGAGAATGCAGCTGCAGGATTTGGTCTTACAGCCAAAATAGCTGATCAACTACAAGAATGGGGTTGTCATGTAATTACAAGTGGAAATCATATCTGGGACAAGAGGGAACTATATGAGTATTTAGATAGAAGTGATAGAGTGCTAAGACCAGCGAACTATCCTGATGAAAATACACCAGGTAAAGGATATACAATAGTTAAGGACAGAAAAGGGAATAAGATAGGTGTGGTATCTATTCAGGGAAGAGTTTTTATGACTCCAATAGATTGTCCATTTAAAAAGGTAAGAGAGATAATAAACGAGATTAGAAAAGAGACAAAGTTTATAATAGTTGATTTTCATGCTGAGGCAACTTCAGAAAAAATAGCTATGGGTTGGCATTTAGATGGATATGCTTCAGTTGTATATGGAACACATACACACATACAGACTGCTGATGAGAAGATATTACCAGAAGGGACAGGTTATATAACTGATATAGGAATGACAGGTTCAGAAAATGGGGTAATAGGAATGAAAGTACAATCTGTTTTACCAAAATTTTTAAATGCATTACCTCAAAGATTTGAGATAGCTGAGGGAAATGAGAGACTTTGTGGAATAGATATAGAGCTGGATGAAGAGACAGGAGAATGTAAAAAAATAGAGAGAATAAGTAAAACTCTTATGGAAATATCATATTTATAAGGAGAGATGAATGAAAGTAGTAGAGATAAAAGTTATATACGAAAGTGATGATATAGATAGAGCCACTAAAGAGATTTCAGATGTATTTTACGGATTTGGAGTTACAGGGCTAAAGATAGAAGAGCCTATGAAAAGTAAGAATCCATTAGATTTTTATAAGAATGAGAAAGAGTTTTTAATGGTAGATCATGCTATTTCTGCTTACTTTCCATTAAATCCATATGCAGAAAAGAGAAAAAATGCGATATTAGCAACATTTGAAGAGAAGTTTGCTGAAAGAGATGACATAGTTTATACTGTGGATTTTTATGAATATGATGAAGAGGATTACCAAAATAGTTGGAAAAAATATCTATTTCCAGAGAAGGTAAGTGAAAAATTTGTAGTGAAGCCAACTTGGAGAGAGTATACTCCAGAAGCTGACGAGTTAATAATAGAGTTAGATCCAGGGAGAGCATTTGGAACAGGTTCTCATCCAACTACATCTCTTTGCTTAAAGTTAATGGAAGAAAATATTAAAACAGGAGATAGTGTTATAGATGTTGGAACAGGATCAGGAATACTTATGATCGCTGCTGATAGATTGGGAGCAAGTGAGGTATATGGTACTGATATAGATGAGTTGGCAGTGGAGTCAGCTAAAGAAAACCTTGAATTGAATAGGATAGGAGAGGATAAAGCTAAGGTCTACAAAGGGGATTTAATCTCAGTAGTAGAAGATAAGAAATTTGATGTTGTAGTGGCAAATATTTTAGCTGATGTTCTATTAATACTATTACATGATATATCAAAAGTTGTAAAAGAGAGTGGAAAAATTATATTCTCTGGTATTATAGAGGATAAATGTGACCTTGTTAAAAGAGAGGTAGAAGCTCTAGGATTTACAGTGGAAGAGATAAAAGCAGATAAAGAGTGGAGAGCTATGTTAATCAGAGCATAATAAGGGGGAGTTATGAAAGAGTTTATAGTAACAGTAGATGGTCCTGCTGGAAGTGGAAAGAGTACAATAGCTAAGATAATAGCTAAAAAGTATGGATTTACATATTTAGATACTGGAGCTATGTATAGAATGATAGCCCTTTATGCATTGGAAAACAGTATTGATTTAGAAGATGGATCTCAAGTTGAAGCTATGCTAGCAAATACAAAATTGGATATTGTAGGAAATCAATTTTTTCTAAATGGGAAAGATGTTTCAGAGGAGATAAGAACACCTAGAGTGAGTGGTGTTGTTTCTCCAGTAGCTGCAATAAGAGAGGTTAGAGTAAAGCTTGTAGAGCTACAAAGAGAGATAAGCAAGGGAAAAAGGATAATCTTAGATGGAAGAGATATTGGTACAGTAGTATTCCCAAATGGAGATGTAAAAATCTTCTTAGTAGCTTCACCAGAAGAGAGAGCTAAGAGAAGATTAAGGGAGTATGAGGAGAAAGGGGTAGAGGCTGATTATGAATCAGTACTATCTTCAATCAAAGAGAGAGATCATATAGATTCTACAAGAAAAGAGAGTCCACTATTAAAAGCAGAAGATGCTCATGAAATAGATAGTAGTACAATGAATATAGATGAAGTAGTTGAAGCTATTTCTAAGTATATAGATGAAAAAATAGGAGAGTAAGATGTTCTATCAGATTTTAAGAATATTGTTACAACCATTTATCTATCTATTAATCCTATTGAATGGGAAAAAGGGGCAGTTTTTAAAAAAAAGATTAAAACAGGACTTTTCAAATTTAAAATCTGGTGAGTATATTTGGGTACACTGTTCCTCTGTAGGTGAGATAAACTTATCAGAAACCTTGATAAAAAAGCTATTGGAAACAAGAAATGAGAGGGTGTTGTTGACTCTATTTACAGATACTGGAATAGGAGTAGCAAAGGATAAGTTTGGAAAAAATGAGAGAGTTGATATATACTATTTTCCATTAGATGATAAGAGGGTCTTAAAGAGTATTCTAAAAAAAATAAAACTAAATTTATTAATTTTGGTAGAGACAGAGATTTGGCCGAATTTGATCAATCAATGTGGGAAACTATCTAAAGTTATAGTTGTAAATGGAAGAATATCAGATAGAAGCTTTAAAAGATATAAAAAGTTATCTGGGTATTTAAAAACTATATTTTTAAATATAGACAGGTTTTTTATGCAAACAGAACAGGATAGTTTGAGAATAGTTGAGATAGGAGCAGAGGCTGAAAGAGTAGAAACTTTAGGAAATTTAAAGTTTGATATCTCTTTTCAAAAATATGATGAGATAGAAAAGGAACAGTTGAGAGAACTTTTGAATATAGATAAGAGAAGGGTATTCACAGCTGGAAGTAGTAGAACAGGTGAGTATGAAGTACTATTAGATACATTTAAGTCTATGAAAGATACACTCCTAATTCTAGTCCCAAGACATATAGAGAGAACTCCTCAAATAGAAAAGATTCTGGGAGAGTATGGATTTTCATATAGTAAATATAGTGAGATTGAAAAGGGAAATACTCTAAAAAGTGATGTAATAATTGTAGATAAGATAGGAGTATTGAGAAAAATATACTCAATAAGTGATATAGCATTTGTGGGAGGAACATTGGTAAATATTGGAGGGCATAGTTTGTTAGAGCCACTATTTTATGGAAAGACACCAATATTTGGACCATATCTTCAAAATGTAAAAGAGATATCTAAGGAGATTTTAGAATTAAATTTAGGTTATAAAGTAAGTAACAGTAATGAATTTTTAGAAGCTATAGAAAAAATTGAACTACATCAGAAAGATTCTCAAGAAAAGATAGAGGAGTTATTTCATAAGAACAGTAAAATAGCAGATAAAATTATAGAAAAAATAGAAAAATTGTAATGGAGGCCAGATGGAAGAGTTAAGAGAGAACTTGTGGAGTCATTTTTTTAAGAGTCCAAGAAAGAACTATAATCAATATATGTTCAAATTGTTGGATTATCCAGAACACATTATTTATGATAAGAAAATAATGGACTCGTATAAGGGAAAATGGAATGAATTTTTTAAAAATGATAATCCAATATATTTAGAGATAGGTTCTGGAAGTGGAAACTTTGCACAGGGAATGGCAAAAAAATTTCCTGAGAGAAATCATATAGGACTTGAATTAAGATTCAAAAGACTTGTACTTTCAGCGAATAAAGTAAAGAGAGATGGATCGACAAATGCTCTTTTCTTAAGAAGAAGAGGGGAAGAGATACTTGAATTTGTAGCAGAAAATGAGATAGATGGAATCTATGTAAACTTTCCAGATCCTTGGGAAGAGAATGAGAAAAATAGAGTGGTACAGGAGAGTTTCTTTAAAACTCTAGATGTGATATTGAAAAAAGGTGGTATGTTTTACTTTAAAACTGACCACGATAAATACTATCAAGATGTAATTGATTTAGCTAATAGTTTAGATGGTTATAAGGTAGTGTATCACACTTCTGATCTACATAATAGTGAAAAAGTAGCAGATAATATAAAGACAGAGTTTGAACAACTGTTTTTATGTAAACACAACAAAAATATAAATTATATTGAAATAGAAAAAATAAAATAAGCTTAGGAGGTAACAATGGCTGGATACGTAGTAGTAGGAACTCAGTGGGGAGATGAAGGAAAGGGAAAGATTATAGATGTATTGGCAGATAGAGCTGATTATGTTGTAAGATTTCAAGGTGGAAATAATGCTGGACATACTGTAGTTGTAAATGGAGAGAAATTTATACTACATCTATTACCGTCTGGGATGTTACATGGAAATGGAAAGTGTATAATAGGGCCAGGGGTTGTTGTTGATCCTAAAGTTTTATTAAAAGAGTTAGATACTTTAGCAGAGAAAGGTGCTAAGATAGATCACCTATTCATAAGTGATAGAGCACATATAATTATGCCATATCATGTAAGAATAGATGAGTTAAATGAGGAAGCTAGTGGTTCAAATAAAATAGGAACTACAAAAAGAGGAATAGGACCTTGCTACTCAGATAAGATAAACAGAGTTGGAATTAGAGCAGTAGATTTCTTAAATATGGATATTTTTGCTGAAAAATTAAAAAGATTTTTAGAGGCTAAAAATGAGATTATAACTAAGATATATGGAGCAGAGCCACTATCTTATGAGCAAATTTTGGCTGATTACACAGGTTATGCAGATAGATTAAGACATAGAATAATTGATTCAATACCTGAAATAAACAGAGCTTTAGATGAGGATAAATTAGTATTGTTTGAGGGAGCTCAAGCTATGATGTTAGATATAAACTATGGAACTTATCCATATGTTACATCTTCATCACCTACAACAGGAGGAGTAACAACAGGAGCTGGAGTTTCTCCTAGAAAAATAACTAAGGGAATTGGAGTTATGAAAGCTTATACAACAAGAGTTGGAGAGGGACCTTTTGTAACTGAATTAAATGATGATTTAGGAGAGAAATTAAGACAGATCGGTGGAGAGTATGGAGCTACAACAGGAAGACCAAGAAGATGTGGTTGGCTAGACTTAGTAGTAGGAAAATATGCTGTGGATATCAATGGACTTACAGATATAGTAATTACTAAGATAGATGTATTGAGTGGATTGGATACATTAAAAATATGTGTAGCTTATGAGATAGATGGAAAGAGATATGACTATGTTCCAGCTTCAACTGAGATATTATATAGAGCAAAACCTATATATGAAGAGTTACCAGGATGGAAAGAGGATATATCTCAAATGAAAACTTATGAAGAGTTACCAGAAAACTGTAAAAAATATATAAAGAGAATGGAAGAGATCTTAAGATGTCCAATATCTGTTGTTTCAGTAGGACCAGATAGAAGTCAAAATATCCATATAAGAGAGATTTAATAATATTTTTGGAGAGAGGAATACACATATCCTCTCTTTTTTTATCTAAAAAAAAATGATATAATAAGAAAAATGAATGCACAGAGGGAATAATTATGAGAATAGCAATAGTAGGAGCAGGTGATTCTGTTGAAAAGATCTACAATATACTATCTAAAAAATATAAAAAAATAGAGTTTATTTTAAAAAAAGAGGATAAGATAGAGAATACATTGAAAATAATAAAAGAGATAGAGAGTGAAGTTGAAGGAATCTATCTCACAGGTATTGGTGTATACTATTCTTTATTAAATAATAAAGAGTTAGAAATAAATAAACCTGTTGTATATACTAAACGTGGAAGTATCGGTTTGATAAAAAGTTTTTGGGAGTTACAAAAAGATAGTTTAATAGAGGATAATATAAGACTGGGATGGGATATTGTAGAGGAGCATATATTCAATGAAGTTGTAAAAGAGTTTGATATAGAGTTAAAGGGAAGTTATTATCAAAAGTATGAGCCTAATAAAACAGAGAATGAGTACCTTGAAAACTATTTAGAAAAGTATAAATCTAAGGAGATAAACTGTATTTTTACAGCTTTTGGTTATATATATAATAAGTTAAAAGAGAAAAAGATACC carries:
- a CDS encoding TIGR00282 family metallophosphoesterase, which codes for MRILVVGDIVGSPGRETLKTFLEKKGKEYDFVIVNGENAAAGFGLTAKIADQLQEWGCHVITSGNHIWDKRELYEYLDRSDRVLRPANYPDENTPGKGYTIVKDRKGNKIGVVSIQGRVFMTPIDCPFKKVREIINEIRKETKFIIVDFHAEATSEKIAMGWHLDGYASVVYGTHTHIQTADEKILPEGTGYITDIGMTGSENGVIGMKVQSVLPKFLNALPQRFEIAEGNERLCGIDIELDEETGECKKIERISKTLMEISYL
- the prmA gene encoding 50S ribosomal protein L11 methyltransferase; this encodes MKVVEIKVIYESDDIDRATKEISDVFYGFGVTGLKIEEPMKSKNPLDFYKNEKEFLMVDHAISAYFPLNPYAEKRKNAILATFEEKFAERDDIVYTVDFYEYDEEDYQNSWKKYLFPEKVSEKFVVKPTWREYTPEADELIIELDPGRAFGTGSHPTTSLCLKLMEENIKTGDSVIDVGTGSGILMIAADRLGASEVYGTDIDELAVESAKENLELNRIGEDKAKVYKGDLISVVEDKKFDVVVANILADVLLILLHDISKVVKESGKIIFSGIIEDKCDLVKREVEALGFTVEEIKADKEWRAMLIRA
- the cmk gene encoding (d)CMP kinase — translated: MKEFIVTVDGPAGSGKSTIAKIIAKKYGFTYLDTGAMYRMIALYALENSIDLEDGSQVEAMLANTKLDIVGNQFFLNGKDVSEEIRTPRVSGVVSPVAAIREVRVKLVELQREISKGKRIILDGRDIGTVVFPNGDVKIFLVASPEERAKRRLREYEEKGVEADYESVLSSIKERDHIDSTRKESPLLKAEDAHEIDSSTMNIDEVVEAISKYIDEKIGE
- a CDS encoding glycosyltransferase N-terminal domain-containing protein, with the protein product MFYQILRILLQPFIYLLILLNGKKGQFLKKRLKQDFSNLKSGEYIWVHCSSVGEINLSETLIKKLLETRNERVLLTLFTDTGIGVAKDKFGKNERVDIYYFPLDDKRVLKSILKKIKLNLLILVETEIWPNLINQCGKLSKVIVVNGRISDRSFKRYKKLSGYLKTIFLNIDRFFMQTEQDSLRIVEIGAEAERVETLGNLKFDISFQKYDEIEKEQLRELLNIDKRRVFTAGSSRTGEYEVLLDTFKSMKDTLLILVPRHIERTPQIEKILGEYGFSYSKYSEIEKGNTLKSDVIIVDKIGVLRKIYSISDIAFVGGTLVNIGGHSLLEPLFYGKTPIFGPYLQNVKEISKEILELNLGYKVSNSNEFLEAIEKIELHQKDSQEKIEELFHKNSKIADKIIEKIEKL
- the trmB gene encoding tRNA (guanosine(46)-N7)-methyltransferase TrmB, giving the protein MEELRENLWSHFFKSPRKNYNQYMFKLLDYPEHIIYDKKIMDSYKGKWNEFFKNDNPIYLEIGSGSGNFAQGMAKKFPERNHIGLELRFKRLVLSANKVKRDGSTNALFLRRRGEEILEFVAENEIDGIYVNFPDPWEENEKNRVVQESFFKTLDVILKKGGMFYFKTDHDKYYQDVIDLANSLDGYKVVYHTSDLHNSEKVADNIKTEFEQLFLCKHNKNINYIEIEKIK
- a CDS encoding adenylosuccinate synthase; its protein translation is MAGYVVVGTQWGDEGKGKIIDVLADRADYVVRFQGGNNAGHTVVVNGEKFILHLLPSGMLHGNGKCIIGPGVVVDPKVLLKELDTLAEKGAKIDHLFISDRAHIIMPYHVRIDELNEEASGSNKIGTTKRGIGPCYSDKINRVGIRAVDFLNMDIFAEKLKRFLEAKNEIITKIYGAEPLSYEQILADYTGYADRLRHRIIDSIPEINRALDEDKLVLFEGAQAMMLDINYGTYPYVTSSSPTTGGVTTGAGVSPRKITKGIGVMKAYTTRVGEGPFVTELNDDLGEKLRQIGGEYGATTGRPRRCGWLDLVVGKYAVDINGLTDIVITKIDVLSGLDTLKICVAYEIDGKRYDYVPASTEILYRAKPIYEELPGWKEDISQMKTYEELPENCKKYIKRMEEILRCPISVVSVGPDRSQNIHIREI